From Afipia carboxidovorans OM5, one genomic window encodes:
- a CDS encoding MarR family winged helix-turn-helix transcriptional regulator encodes MSLDLKRQLITQLIESSRLLRNYIEHRAKSRGTTRAQWIVLFRLRQQEGLSQVDLAEVLELQPISLVRLLDRLVDQGLLERRPHPADRRANQLYLTAAGRQLVDDLDSLRDSIATEALRGVPVASLQNALNALLQVKDNVKNGGSESAAAASPSPAVRRTRR; translated from the coding sequence ATGTCGCTCGATCTCAAACGGCAGTTAATCACCCAGTTGATCGAATCTTCCCGGTTGCTGCGCAATTATATTGAGCACCGGGCCAAGAGCCGCGGCACCACGCGTGCACAATGGATCGTGCTCTTTCGGCTGCGTCAGCAGGAAGGTTTGTCGCAGGTGGACCTCGCCGAGGTGCTGGAATTGCAGCCAATCTCGCTGGTCAGATTGCTGGATCGCCTTGTCGATCAAGGTCTTCTTGAACGCCGGCCACATCCGGCCGACCGCCGTGCCAATCAACTATATTTGACCGCGGCGGGACGGCAGTTGGTCGATGACCTCGACAGCCTGCGCGATTCTATCGCAACCGAAGCGCTCCGCGGCGTGCCGGTCGCCTCGCTCCAGAACGCGCTCAACGCGCTTCTGCAGGTTAAGGATAACGTCAAGAACGGCGGCAGCGAGAGTGCGGCAGCGGCCTCGCCCTCACCCGCCGTGCGACGGACACGCCGATGA
- a CDS encoding efflux RND transporter periplasmic adaptor subunit codes for MSKSGMPRWGSSLIVLAIVGIVAVVWYRMDERKPHAGPPPAVPVTIAPVEKADFPVYLSGLGTVQGFNTVQVRTRVDGEITQIVFKEGQFVKEGDLLAQIDPRPFQAALDAAKAKKVQDEASLNNAHLDLARSTKLGEFATRQTVDTQRAQVAQLTAQIAGDQAAIDNAQTQLDYASIRAPIAGVTGIRMVDVGNIVTAAAQTAIVTIAQVEPISVIFTAPEQQLPAIANAMKGGALKVEAYTSDGRKKLSDGVLALINNQVDSTSGTIRLKATFDNKDHALWPGLSVSTRLLVETAKDATVVPEEAVQHGTDGLFVFAVGEGNKAVVKPIKVRVSGGGRSLVEEGVSPGEQVVTRGQYRVQAGSLLAARVASGDTEPKAD; via the coding sequence ATGAGCAAGTCTGGAATGCCTCGCTGGGGAAGCTCGCTGATCGTCCTGGCGATCGTCGGCATCGTCGCCGTGGTCTGGTATCGCATGGATGAGCGCAAGCCCCATGCAGGGCCCCCGCCTGCAGTGCCAGTGACGATTGCGCCGGTCGAGAAGGCGGACTTCCCGGTCTATCTGTCGGGCCTCGGCACCGTGCAGGGCTTCAACACCGTGCAGGTGCGCACGCGCGTCGACGGCGAGATCACGCAGATCGTTTTCAAGGAAGGGCAGTTCGTCAAGGAAGGCGATCTGCTGGCGCAGATCGATCCACGCCCGTTCCAGGCAGCGCTCGATGCCGCGAAAGCCAAGAAGGTGCAGGACGAGGCGAGCCTCAACAACGCACACCTTGATCTCGCGCGCTCGACCAAGCTCGGCGAGTTCGCCACGCGCCAGACCGTCGATACCCAGCGTGCCCAGGTCGCGCAACTGACGGCGCAGATCGCGGGCGATCAGGCGGCGATCGACAACGCGCAGACCCAGCTGGACTATGCGAGTATCCGCGCGCCGATCGCGGGCGTCACCGGCATCCGCATGGTCGATGTCGGCAACATCGTCACCGCTGCGGCGCAGACTGCCATCGTCACAATCGCGCAGGTCGAGCCGATCTCGGTGATCTTCACCGCGCCCGAGCAGCAGTTGCCGGCGATAGCCAATGCGATGAAGGGCGGCGCGCTGAAGGTCGAGGCCTACACCTCCGACGGGCGCAAGAAACTTTCAGATGGCGTGCTTGCGCTCATCAACAATCAGGTGGATTCCACCAGCGGAACCATTCGCCTGAAAGCGACGTTCGACAATAAGGATCACGCGCTGTGGCCGGGCCTGTCGGTGTCCACGCGCCTCCTTGTCGAGACGGCGAAGGATGCGACCGTGGTTCCCGAAGAAGCCGTGCAGCACGGGACCGATGGCCTGTTCGTCTTTGCAGTGGGCGAGGGCAACAAGGCGGTGGTGAAGCCGATCAAGGTCCGGGTCTCCGGAGGCGGCAGGAGCCTTGTGGAGGAGGGAGTTTCTCCGGGCGAGCAGGTGGTGACGCGCGGCCAATATCGCGTTCAGGCGGGATCGTTGCTGGCGGCCAGAGTGGCTTCCGGCGACACCGAACCGAAAGCTGATTGA
- a CDS encoding multidrug efflux RND transporter permease subunit, translating into MGSGFSAPFIRFPIATSLLMVGVLFVGLVAYPALPIAPLPQVDFPTIQVSASLPGASPETMASSVAQPLERQFAQIPGVAQLTSTSSLGSTSITIQFDLNRAIDGAANDVQAAINAASGQLPKNLPSPPTYRKVNPADAPIMILSATSDTMPLIEVNDAIDSKLAQQLSQITGVAQVLIGGQQKPAIRVQIDPAKLVAKGLGLEDVRLQLAQTTVDSPKGNIDGKTRSYTIYANDQLPSSKDWNDVIIAYRNGGPLRVRDIGQAIAGPEDMKQAAWANGKRGVFLVVFKQPGANVIETVDKIKAQLPRLEKGLPPAVNVTIMSDRTQTIRAAVEDVQFTLLLTIALVVMVIFLFLRNFWATVIPSITVPLALLGACALMWVVGYTLDNLSLMALTIAVGFVVDDAIVMLENISRYVEKGEDPYEAALKGAREIGFTIVSISVSLVAVLIPLLLMGGIIGRLFREFAVTLAMTIFVSMIVSLTLTPMMASRFLQPHREGQQHGKLYQWSERMFDGMLHAYERGLDLVMRWRFTTLMVFFATVALSVILFLAIPKGFFPQQDNGLLTGASQASQDISFAEMKRKQEELGKIVLDDPDVASVAMAIGGGGSALNTGRLYITLKPRSERTALAPQIIARIRAKAEKVEGARLFLQASQDVRLGGRATRTQFEYTLQDANLDELNEWAPKILAKMETLPQLRDVATDQQTKGTTLTLTIDRDTASRYGISPQLIDDTLYDAFGQRQIAQYFTQLNTYRVVMEILPELQGDLETLQKIYIKSPNTGEQVPLSTFVRWTTDPVRPLSISHQGQFPAITISFNLAQGVALGQATDAVQKAMEELGAPPTLNGSFQGTAQAFQQSLGTIPLLIFAALIVVYLILGILYESYIHPLTILSTLPSAGVGALAILMLFGFDFSLIALIGIVLLIGIVKKNGIMMVDFAIVAEREGLSPEESIRKAALLRFRPIMMTTMAALLGGVPLMLGHGTGSEIRQPLGYAMVGGLLVSQMLTLFTTPVIYLYLDRVSNWVSGLGRRPPPSDRGHPQPQDAVSQAAE; encoded by the coding sequence ATGGGCTCAGGCTTCTCGGCTCCTTTCATCCGCTTCCCCATCGCGACATCGCTGTTGATGGTGGGCGTGTTGTTCGTCGGCCTTGTCGCCTATCCGGCGCTGCCGATTGCACCGCTGCCGCAGGTCGACTTCCCCACGATCCAGGTATCGGCGAGTCTGCCGGGTGCGAGCCCTGAAACCATGGCGTCCTCGGTCGCGCAGCCGCTCGAGCGGCAGTTCGCGCAGATCCCGGGCGTCGCCCAGCTTACCTCGACAAGTTCGCTCGGCTCGACCTCGATCACCATCCAGTTCGATCTCAACCGCGCGATCGATGGTGCGGCAAACGACGTGCAGGCGGCGATCAACGCCGCAAGCGGACAGTTGCCGAAGAACCTGCCGAGCCCGCCGACCTATCGCAAGGTGAACCCGGCCGACGCGCCGATCATGATCCTGTCGGCGACGTCCGACACCATGCCGCTGATCGAGGTCAATGACGCGATCGACAGCAAGCTCGCCCAGCAGCTCAGCCAGATCACTGGCGTCGCGCAGGTGCTGATCGGTGGCCAGCAGAAGCCTGCGATCCGTGTGCAGATCGATCCGGCAAAGCTTGTCGCCAAAGGGCTCGGGCTCGAGGACGTGCGCCTGCAGCTTGCGCAAACGACTGTCGACAGTCCGAAGGGCAATATCGACGGCAAGACCCGCAGCTATACGATCTATGCCAATGACCAGTTGCCGTCCTCGAAGGACTGGAACGACGTCATCATCGCCTATCGCAACGGTGGACCGTTGCGGGTGCGCGATATCGGGCAGGCGATAGCCGGCCCCGAGGACATGAAGCAGGCAGCATGGGCGAACGGCAAACGCGGCGTGTTCCTTGTCGTGTTCAAGCAGCCCGGCGCCAACGTCATCGAGACGGTCGACAAGATCAAGGCGCAACTGCCGCGGCTGGAGAAGGGCCTGCCGCCCGCGGTCAATGTCACGATCATGAGCGACCGGACCCAGACGATCCGCGCCGCGGTCGAGGACGTGCAGTTCACGCTGCTCCTCACCATCGCGCTGGTGGTGATGGTGATCTTCCTGTTCCTGCGCAACTTCTGGGCGACGGTGATCCCGAGCATCACCGTGCCGCTGGCGTTGCTTGGCGCCTGCGCGCTGATGTGGGTCGTGGGCTATACGCTCGACAATCTGTCGCTGATGGCGCTGACGATTGCAGTCGGCTTCGTGGTCGACGACGCCATCGTGATGCTGGAGAACATCTCGCGCTATGTCGAAAAGGGGGAGGACCCCTATGAGGCGGCGCTGAAAGGCGCGCGTGAAATCGGCTTCACCATCGTGTCGATCAGCGTCTCGCTGGTCGCGGTGCTGATTCCACTGTTGCTGATGGGTGGCATCATCGGCCGTCTGTTCCGCGAATTCGCCGTCACACTCGCGATGACGATCTTCGTCTCCATGATCGTGTCGCTGACGCTGACGCCGATGATGGCGTCGCGCTTCCTGCAGCCGCATCGCGAAGGTCAGCAGCACGGCAAGCTCTACCAGTGGAGCGAGCGCATGTTCGACGGCATGCTGCACGCCTATGAGCGCGGGCTCGACCTCGTGATGCGCTGGCGTTTCACGACGCTGATGGTGTTCTTCGCGACCGTCGCGCTGTCGGTGATCCTGTTCCTGGCGATCCCGAAGGGCTTCTTCCCGCAGCAGGACAACGGCCTTCTCACCGGCGCCTCGCAGGCGTCGCAGGATATTTCCTTCGCCGAGATGAAGCGCAAGCAGGAAGAGCTCGGCAAGATCGTGCTTGACGATCCCGATGTCGCAAGCGTGGCGATGGCGATCGGCGGGGGCGGCAGCGCGCTCAATACCGGACGTCTCTACATCACGCTGAAGCCGCGCAGCGAGCGCACCGCGCTGGCACCGCAGATCATCGCGCGCATCCGCGCCAAGGCGGAGAAGGTCGAGGGTGCGCGATTGTTCCTGCAGGCGTCGCAGGACGTGCGGCTCGGCGGCCGCGCCACGCGCACACAGTTCGAGTACACGCTGCAGGATGCCAACCTCGACGAATTGAACGAGTGGGCGCCGAAGATTCTGGCGAAGATGGAGACGCTGCCGCAACTGCGCGACGTTGCGACCGACCAGCAGACCAAGGGCACGACGCTGACACTGACGATCGATCGCGATACCGCGTCACGTTACGGCATCTCGCCGCAACTCATCGACGATACGCTCTACGATGCATTCGGCCAGCGCCAGATCGCGCAGTATTTCACCCAACTCAACACCTATCGCGTGGTGATGGAAATCCTGCCGGAGTTACAGGGCGATCTCGAGACGCTGCAGAAGATTTACATCAAGTCGCCCAACACCGGCGAGCAGGTGCCGCTCTCGACCTTCGTGCGCTGGACGACGGACCCGGTGCGGCCGCTCTCGATCAGCCATCAGGGCCAGTTCCCGGCGATCACCATCAGCTTCAACCTCGCGCAGGGCGTGGCGCTCGGGCAGGCGACCGACGCCGTGCAGAAGGCGATGGAAGAACTCGGCGCGCCGCCGACGCTCAACGGAAGCTTCCAGGGCACCGCGCAGGCGTTCCAGCAATCGCTCGGCACCATTCCGCTGTTGATCTTTGCCGCGCTGATCGTAGTGTATCTGATCCTCGGCATCCTCTACGAGAGCTACATCCACCCGCTCACGATTCTCTCGACGCTGCCGTCGGCGGGCGTCGGTGCGCTCGCGATCCTGATGCTGTTCGGATTCGATTTCAGCCTGATCGCGCTGATCGGCATCGTGCTCCTGATCGGCATCGTGAAGAAGAACGGCATCATGATGGTCGACTTCGCGATCGTCGCCGAGCGTGAGGGACTGTCGCCGGAGGAGTCGATCCGCAAGGCGGCGCTGCTGCGCTTCCGCCCGATCATGATGACGACGATGGCGGCGCTGCTTGGCGGCGTGCCGCTGATGCTCGGTCACGGCACCGGCTCGGAAATCCGCCAGCCGCTCGGCTACGCCATGGTCGGCGGCTTGCTCGTCAGCCAGATGCTGACGCTGTTCACGACGCCGGTGATCTATCTCTATCTCGACCGCGTCTCGAACTGGGTCTCGGGACTGGGCCGGCGCCCGCCGCCGTCCGACCGTGGCCATCCGCAGCCGCAGGACGCGGTGTCACAAGCCGCGGAGTAG
- the fabF gene encoding beta-ketoacyl-ACP synthase II codes for MRRVVVTGMGAVSPLGCGVEANWSRLIAGKSGLRRLPDEVVGELSAKVAGLVPNLDEDPEAGFDPNRAAPAKDQKKMDRFILFALLAAEEAAAQANWHPTSEQERERTATIIGSGVGGFPAIADSVRLADSRGVRRLSPFTVPSFLVNLAAGQVSIRHSFKGALGAPVTACAAGVQAIGDAARIIRAGEADVALAGGAEACVERTALGGFAAARALSSGFNDTPEQASRPFDKARDGFVMGEGAGLLMLEELEHALARGARPIAELVGYGTSADAYHMTSGPEDGDGARRAVVQALRQAGLDPSHIQYLNAHATSTPVGDLGELAAIKAVFGTNNSVAVSSTKSATGHLLGAAGGLEAIYSVLSLRDQIAPATLNLDNPDDAAEGVDLIRGEARKMKIDHVLSNGFGFGGVNASVIFRKI; via the coding sequence ATGCGGCGGGTTGTTGTAACAGGCATGGGAGCGGTGTCCCCGCTCGGCTGCGGCGTGGAAGCCAACTGGTCGCGGTTGATTGCCGGAAAATCAGGCCTGCGCCGCTTGCCGGACGAGGTGGTCGGCGAACTGTCCGCCAAGGTCGCAGGCCTCGTGCCGAACCTTGACGAGGACCCGGAGGCCGGTTTCGACCCCAATCGCGCCGCCCCGGCCAAAGATCAGAAGAAGATGGACCGCTTCATCCTGTTCGCGCTGCTTGCAGCCGAGGAAGCGGCGGCTCAGGCCAACTGGCACCCCACCTCGGAACAGGAGCGCGAGCGCACGGCGACCATCATCGGTTCCGGTGTCGGCGGCTTTCCGGCGATTGCCGATTCCGTGCGGTTGGCCGACTCCCGTGGCGTGCGGCGGCTGTCACCCTTCACGGTGCCCTCCTTTCTCGTCAATCTCGCAGCCGGTCAGGTCTCGATCCGCCACAGCTTCAAGGGTGCGCTCGGTGCGCCGGTGACGGCCTGCGCCGCTGGCGTGCAGGCGATCGGCGATGCGGCGCGGATCATCCGCGCGGGCGAAGCCGACGTTGCGCTTGCAGGCGGTGCGGAAGCCTGCGTCGAGCGCACCGCGCTCGGCGGCTTTGCGGCGGCACGCGCACTGTCGTCTGGATTCAACGACACGCCCGAGCAGGCCTCCCGCCCCTTCGACAAGGCGCGCGACGGTTTCGTGATGGGCGAAGGCGCGGGCCTTCTGATGCTGGAAGAACTCGAGCACGCGCTGGCGCGCGGCGCCAGGCCGATCGCCGAGCTTGTCGGCTACGGCACCAGCGCCGACGCCTATCATATGACCTCCGGTCCCGAGGATGGCGACGGCGCGCGCCGTGCCGTCGTGCAGGCCTTGCGGCAGGCCGGGCTCGATCCCTCGCATATCCAGTATCTCAACGCGCACGCCACCTCGACGCCGGTCGGCGATCTCGGTGAACTCGCGGCGATCAAGGCGGTGTTCGGCACGAACAATAGCGTCGCCGTGAGTTCGACCAAATCCGCAACCGGCCATCTGCTCGGCGCAGCCGGCGGCCTCGAGGCGATCTATTCGGTGCTGTCGCTGCGCGATCAGATCGCGCCGGCCACGCTGAACCTCGACAACCCGGACGATGCGGCCGAGGGCGTCGATCTCATCCGCGGCGAGGCTCGCAAGATGAAGATCGACCATGTGCTGTCGAACGGCTTCGGCTTCGGCGGCGTCAACGCAAGCGTGATCTTCCGCAAGATATGA
- a CDS encoding MFS transporter: MISHWLSARLARHDIYYGWAVVAATFLTTLASAASISAPGVFIVPLEQEFQWSNAEISSALSIRLLLYGLVAPFAAALINRYGMRNVVISALTTIVAGLTLSLFMTEVWQLILLWGIVVGTGTGMIALVLGATVAARWFVKRRGLVVGLFAASTATGQLLFLPLFARLTELYSWRVATIALCILMAIAALSVLLVVRDRPSDLALRPFGGDGSEPIAPPPIETSITSSALNALRDASQSRTFWVLFFTFYICGASTNGLIQTHFIALCGDYSIPATGAATLLAAMGIFDVIGTICSGWLSDRYDNRWLLFWYYGLRGLSLMLLPFTDFTLYGLSLFALFYGLDWVATVPPTVRLSAATFGPERANLMFGWIFAGHQLGAASTALGAGISRTYLASYLPAFFFAGLLCLIASLAALSIRRDKRPAVA; encoded by the coding sequence ATGATCTCCCATTGGCTCTCGGCGCGTCTCGCCCGCCACGATATCTATTACGGCTGGGCCGTGGTCGCCGCGACCTTCCTGACGACGCTTGCGAGCGCCGCCTCGATCAGCGCACCGGGCGTGTTCATCGTGCCGCTCGAGCAGGAGTTTCAGTGGAGCAACGCCGAAATCTCCAGCGCGCTGTCAATCCGCCTGCTGCTCTACGGGCTGGTCGCGCCGTTCGCCGCCGCCCTCATCAACCGCTACGGCATGCGCAATGTCGTAATCTCCGCGCTGACGACGATTGTGGCAGGCCTGACGCTGTCGCTGTTCATGACCGAGGTCTGGCAGTTGATCCTGCTATGGGGCATCGTGGTCGGCACCGGCACCGGCATGATCGCCCTCGTCCTCGGCGCGACGGTTGCCGCGCGCTGGTTCGTCAAGCGGCGCGGGCTCGTCGTCGGCCTGTTCGCCGCGAGCACGGCGACCGGCCAGCTTCTGTTTCTGCCGCTGTTTGCCAGGCTCACCGAACTCTATAGCTGGCGCGTCGCCACCATCGCGCTCTGCATTCTGATGGCGATTGCCGCCCTCTCCGTGCTGCTGGTGGTGCGCGATCGTCCTTCCGATCTGGCATTGCGCCCATTCGGCGGCGATGGAAGCGAGCCGATCGCGCCGCCGCCGATTGAGACCTCGATCACATCTTCCGCGCTCAACGCGTTGCGGGACGCATCGCAGAGCCGCACCTTCTGGGTGCTGTTCTTCACCTTCTACATCTGCGGGGCCAGCACCAACGGCCTGATCCAGACTCACTTCATCGCGCTGTGCGGCGACTATTCCATTCCGGCGACAGGGGCTGCGACGCTGCTCGCGGCGATGGGCATCTTCGATGTCATCGGCACCATCTGCTCGGGCTGGCTGTCGGACCGTTACGACAACCGCTGGCTGCTGTTCTGGTACTACGGCCTGCGCGGTCTCTCGCTGATGCTGCTGCCGTTCACCGACTTCACGCTTTACGGCCTGTCGCTGTTCGCCCTGTTCTACGGGCTCGACTGGGTCGCCACCGTGCCGCCGACCGTGCGCCTCTCGGCCGCGACGTTCGGGCCCGAACGCGCCAACCTGATGTTCGGCTGGATTTTCGCCGGCCACCAGCTCGGCGCCGCCTCCACCGCGCTCGGCGCCGGGATATCGCGAACCTATCTCGCGAGCTACCTGCCCGCGTTCTTCTTCGCCGGGCTCCTGTGCCTGATCGCCTCGCTCGCCGCCCTGTCGATCCGCCGTGACAAACGCCCCGCAGTCGCCTAG
- the mmsB gene encoding 3-hydroxyisobutyrate dehydrogenase, with translation MAGICFIGLGNMGGPMAANLVKAGLTVTGFDLVESLRDAAANAGVKTVTQLTEAIEGADTVITMLPAGAHVLSVWREIVPRLARGTLVIDCSTIDVASALQAHELATAAGLRSVDAPVSGGTIGAKNATLTFMAGGEPKAFAAAQPILEKMGAKIIHCGGAGAGQAAKICNNMILGISMIGVCEAFSLGERLGLSHQALFDVASTSSGQCWSLTSYCPVPGPVPASPANNNYKPGFAAALMLKDLRLAQDAASATGTATPLGTHAQELYEAFTEAGHGAVDFSGIIAHLRRQSRE, from the coding sequence ATGGCAGGCATTTGCTTTATCGGTCTTGGCAACATGGGCGGGCCGATGGCCGCCAATCTGGTGAAAGCGGGGCTCACTGTCACCGGCTTCGATCTCGTCGAGTCGCTGCGGGATGCGGCGGCCAACGCGGGCGTCAAAACCGTCACGCAACTCACCGAGGCGATCGAGGGCGCGGACACCGTCATCACCATGCTGCCGGCGGGCGCGCATGTGCTCTCGGTGTGGCGCGAGATCGTGCCGCGGCTTGCCAGGGGCACGCTGGTGATCGATTGCTCGACGATCGATGTCGCAAGCGCCTTGCAGGCGCATGAGCTGGCAACGGCGGCCGGTCTGCGGTCGGTCGATGCGCCGGTGTCGGGCGGCACCATCGGCGCGAAGAACGCGACGCTGACCTTCATGGCGGGCGGCGAGCCGAAGGCCTTTGCGGCGGCGCAGCCAATTCTCGAAAAGATGGGCGCGAAGATCATTCACTGCGGCGGCGCGGGTGCGGGGCAGGCGGCGAAGATCTGCAACAACATGATCCTCGGCATCTCGATGATCGGTGTGTGCGAGGCCTTCAGCCTCGGCGAACGGCTCGGGCTGTCGCATCAGGCGCTGTTCGATGTCGCCTCGACGTCGTCGGGCCAGTGCTGGTCGCTGACGAGTTATTGTCCGGTGCCGGGCCCGGTGCCCGCATCGCCCGCGAACAATAACTACAAGCCGGGTTTTGCGGCCGCGCTGATGCTGAAGGATCTGCGGTTGGCGCAGGATGCCGCCAGCGCTACCGGCACCGCGACGCCGCTCGGCACGCACGCGCAGGAACTCTATGAGGCCTTCACGGAAGCCGGCCATGGGGCGGTGGACTTTTCCGGAATCATCGCGCATCTACGACGCCAGTCGAGGGAATGA
- a CDS encoding NAD(P)/FAD-dependent oxidoreductase, with protein MSVPDVAIVGAGPAGLIAAETVAAAGFSVTVYERMPSGARKFLMAGRGGLNLTHSESLETFLTRYGAAPPLLRDAVTAFPPQALREWAHGLKQETFIGTSGRVFPKAFKASPLLRAWLARLDHLGVRFALRHQWLGWNEEGALRFATPDGEHCVAPRASVLALGGASWPRLGANGDWRDILSAQGIAVTELEPANCGFRIDWSASFRDRFEGQPLKNVALACKGQTSRGEIVITRDGIEGGGVYALSRTLRETARAQGHAILSIDLRPDLSEQELVTRLSRPRGKQSVATFLRKVLALPPVAIGLLHEAALYRGTRLAALASDELTGLVRALPLRLDGPASLARAISTAGGVAFTDIRADFSLVKRPSVFVAGEMLDWEAPTGGYLLQASFATGIAAGQGVLARLHPVHFGR; from the coding sequence GTGAGCGTGCCGGATGTCGCTATCGTCGGAGCGGGCCCGGCCGGATTGATCGCGGCCGAAACGGTCGCCGCAGCGGGATTCTCCGTCACCGTCTATGAGCGCATGCCCTCGGGTGCGCGAAAATTCCTGATGGCCGGGCGCGGCGGTCTCAATCTCACGCACAGCGAATCGCTGGAGACGTTTCTCACACGTTATGGCGCGGCACCGCCGCTGCTGCGCGATGCCGTTACTGCGTTTCCACCACAGGCGCTGCGCGAATGGGCGCACGGGCTGAAGCAGGAAACGTTCATCGGTACCAGCGGGCGGGTGTTTCCGAAAGCCTTCAAGGCGTCACCTTTATTACGTGCATGGCTCGCGCGGCTGGATCATCTCGGGGTGCGCTTTGCACTCCGCCACCAATGGCTCGGCTGGAACGAGGAAGGCGCGTTGCGCTTCGCGACGCCGGACGGCGAGCATTGCGTTGCGCCACGTGCGAGCGTGCTGGCGCTCGGCGGTGCAAGCTGGCCGCGCCTGGGAGCGAACGGCGACTGGCGCGATATCCTCTCGGCGCAAGGCATCGCCGTCACCGAACTCGAACCTGCCAATTGCGGCTTTCGCATCGACTGGAGTGCGTCGTTCCGCGATCGCTTCGAGGGGCAGCCGCTGAAGAATGTGGCGCTCGCCTGCAAAGGCCAGACCTCGCGCGGCGAGATCGTCATCACCAGAGACGGCATCGAGGGTGGGGGCGTCTATGCCCTGTCGCGGACTTTGCGCGAGACGGCACGGGCGCAAGGCCACGCCATCCTCTCGATCGATCTGCGGCCGGACCTGTCTGAGCAGGAGTTGGTTACGCGGCTCTCGCGCCCACGCGGCAAGCAGTCGGTCGCGACCTTCCTGCGCAAGGTGTTGGCGTTGCCGCCCGTTGCGATCGGCCTGCTGCATGAGGCTGCACTCTATCGTGGCACGAGGCTTGCCGCGCTGGCATCGGACGAACTGACCGGGCTCGTCCGTGCGCTGCCGCTGCGGCTCGATGGGCCGGCTTCACTGGCGCGTGCGATCTCGACCGCCGGGGGCGTTGCCTTCACGGATATCAGGGCCGATTTTTCCCTCGTGAAGCGACCCTCGGTATTTGTTGCGGGTGAGATGCTCGACTGGGAAGCGCCGACGGGCGGCTATCTGCTGCAGGCCTCCTTCGCGACCGGCATCGCGGCGGGGCAGGGTGTGCTGGCCCGTCTCCACCCGGTGCATTTCGGACGATAG
- a CDS encoding ABC transporter substrate-binding protein encodes MKSKYLSAISALACICLAGPAFAQGVKIGVLNDQSGVYADFGGKWSVEAARMAIEDFGGSVLGQKIELVDADHQNKPDLGVSIARRWFDVEHVDMVTELTTSSVALAVQELAKQQKKIDMVVGAGSSRITGDLCSPYGFHWAYDTHALGVGTGGALTEAGGNTWFFLTADYQFGYSLEQDTAAIVKEKGGKVLGAVRHPLNTSDFSSFLLQAQSSKAKVIGLANAGLDTSNAIKQAAEFGIVQGGQKLAALLFTLAEVHGLGTQAAQGLQLTESYYWDRDDKSRDFGERFFKKTGRMPNMVQAGTYSAVTSYLKAVKAAGTKDTEAVTKKLKELPVNDAFTGNGKVLPNGRMVTDLYLFEVKKPAESKKPWDYYKLIATVPGDKAYPTAKESGCPLTK; translated from the coding sequence ATGAAGTCAAAATATCTGTCGGCGATCTCGGCGCTGGCCTGCATCTGCCTTGCAGGCCCTGCGTTTGCACAGGGCGTCAAGATCGGCGTTCTGAACGATCAATCCGGCGTCTATGCCGACTTCGGCGGCAAGTGGTCAGTCGAAGCGGCGCGGATGGCGATCGAGGATTTCGGCGGCTCGGTGCTCGGTCAGAAGATCGAGCTGGTCGATGCCGACCATCAGAACAAGCCTGATCTTGGCGTGAGCATCGCGCGGCGATGGTTCGACGTCGAGCACGTCGACATGGTAACCGAACTCACGACGTCCTCCGTCGCGCTTGCCGTGCAGGAACTCGCCAAGCAGCAGAAGAAGATCGACATGGTGGTCGGCGCGGGCTCCTCGCGCATCACCGGCGACCTCTGCTCGCCTTACGGTTTCCACTGGGCCTATGACACCCATGCGCTCGGCGTCGGCACCGGTGGCGCGCTGACGGAAGCGGGCGGCAACACCTGGTTCTTCCTCACCGCCGACTATCAGTTCGGCTATTCGCTGGAGCAGGATACGGCGGCGATCGTGAAGGAGAAGGGCGGCAAGGTGCTCGGCGCGGTGCGTCACCCGCTGAATACGTCGGACTTCTCGTCGTTCCTGCTGCAGGCGCAGAGCTCGAAGGCGAAGGTCATCGGCCTTGCCAACGCAGGCCTCGATACCTCGAACGCCATCAAGCAGGCGGCGGAATTCGGCATCGTGCAGGGCGGCCAGAAACTCGCGGCGCTCTTGTTCACGCTGGCCGAAGTGCATGGCCTCGGCACGCAGGCCGCTCAGGGCCTGCAACTCACCGAGAGCTATTATTGGGATCGTGACGACAAGTCGCGCGATTTCGGCGAGCGCTTCTTCAAGAAGACCGGCCGCATGCCCAACATGGTTCAGGCAGGCACTTACTCGGCCGTCACGTCCTATCTGAAGGCGGTGAAGGCCGCCGGCACCAAGGACACCGAAGCCGTCACCAAGAAGCTGAAGGAACTGCCGGTCAACGACGCCTTCACCGGCAACGGCAAGGTTCTTCCCAACGGCCGCATGGTCACCGATCTCTATCTGTTCGAGGTCAAGAAGCCGGCCGAGAGCAAGAAGCCGTGGGACTACTACAAGCTGATCGCGACGGTGCCGGGCGACAAGGCCTATCCGACCGCGAAGGAAAGCGGCTGCCCGCTGACGAAGTGA